One Diospyros lotus cultivar Yz01 chromosome 1, ASM1463336v1, whole genome shotgun sequence genomic window carries:
- the LOC127803845 gene encoding phenylacetaldehyde reductase-like, producing the protein MTSSGGGGGGEKERMTSRGGGGGGGKTVVCVTGASGYVASWLVKLLLLRGYTVRASVRDPSDLNKTKHLLALDGAKERLQLFKADILEEGSFDTEIDGCEGVFHTASPCNLYVTEENARAELIDPAIKGTINVLASCARVTSVRRVVLTSSSSAVIYNGWPRTPDVVVDETWYSTPDVCEKLKVWYPLAKTLAEDAAWKFAKEKGIDMVVMNPAVCIGPLLRPALNVGATEIMKLINGESFRNFSFGWVNIKDAVNAHIQAFEIPSASGRYFLTERVAHLSEIVDIMRKLFPDFRLPEKCEDDKPFMPIYQASKEKAKSIGIDFIPLEQGIKETIESLKDKGLLDC; encoded by the exons atgaCCAGcagtggaggaggaggaggaggagagaaagagagaatgacgAGCAGAGgaggtggaggaggaggagggaagACTGTAGTATGCGTGACAGGAGCATCTGGATATGTAGCTTCATGGCTCGTCAAGCTCTTGCTTCTTCGCGGTTACACTGTCAGGGCCTCTGTTCGTGACCCTA GTGATCTAAATAAGACAAAGCACTTACTTGCCCTAGATGGAGCAAAAGAAAGGCTTCAGCTGTTCAAAGCTGACATACTGGAAGAAGGCTCTTTTGACACTGAGATTGATGGGTGTGAAGGTGTTTTTCATACAGCCTCACCTTGTAACCTGTATGTTACGGAGGAGAACGCACGG GCAGAGTTGATTGATCCTGCAATAAAGGGAACAATTAATGTTCTTGCATCATGTGCCAGAGTCACATCTGTGAGAAGAGTTGTTTTGACATCCTCCTCATCTGCAGTAATATACAATGGCTGGCCTCGAACACCTGATGTGGTAGTTGATGAGACTTGGTATAGCACGCCCGATGTTTGTGAGAAACTGAAG GTTTGGTATCCACTTGCAAAGACTTTAGCGGAGGATGCTGCTTGGAAGTTTGCCAAAGAGAAGGGTATTGACATGGTTGTAATGAACCCTGCAGTATGTATTGGTCCTCTATTGCGGCCAGCCCTTAATGTTGGTGCAACTGAAATTATGAAGTTAATAAATG GTGAATCATTTCGAAATTTTTCCTTTGGATGGGTTAACATTAAAGATGCTGTTAATGCACATATTCAAGCATTCGAGATACCTTCAGCTAGTGGAAGATATTTTTTGACTGAGAGAGTTGCACACTTGTCTGAAATTGTGGACATAATGAGGAAGCTTTTTCCTGATTTTCGACTTCCAGAAAA GTGCGAGGACGACAAGCCATTTATGCCAATTTACCAGGCATCCAAGGAGAAGGCGAAAAGCATTGGCATTGATTTCATCCCCCTTGAGCAGGGCATCAAGGAAACGATTGAAAGCTTGAAGGACAAGGGGCTTCTCGATTGCTAA
- the LOC127803811 gene encoding uncharacterized protein LOC127803811, translating into MGFLCGEIKQAKEDIKEALNNLEKNYKPIMEIIEARVKDRLDSPLHFAAYLLNPYYFFKDMDIQLDNEVMDGLFNCVEMFYHYDGELQGHVINVELPKYTRKDGAFGKSWATQGCAKNDDNYNPVTWWMTYGNQTPNLQRMARKILSLTTSSSGCERNWSTFEGIHTKKRNRLDVNRLNNLVYVQFNAKLMNKHKREKERNVDVLLASDASNAQGWIVDGEDDEEVEPGTGLTWEVVGEASGADEMLQARRSSRMRELHEDDFQSEEEDEQEINEFDFESDEDRVLEEYGEEEDQLDS; encoded by the exons atgggctttttatgtggagagattaagcaagcaaaggaagatattaaggaggccttaaataatcttgaaaagaactataagcctattatggagattattgaagcaagggtaaaagataggctagatagtccactacattttgcagcttaccttttgaatccctactactttttcaaggatatggatatacaacttgataatgaagtgatggatgggctttttaactgtgtggagatgttttatcattatgatggtgaattgcaaggccatgttataaatgttgagttgccaaagtatactcgtaaagatggagcttttggaaaatcgtgggcaactcaagggtgtgcgaaaaatgatgacaattataatccag ttacatggtggatgacttatggaaatcaaactccaaacttgcaacgaatggcgagAAAGATTCTCTCGTTAACCACTAGTTCatccggttgtgaaagaaattggagcacttttgaaggg atacatacgaagaaaagaaatagactagacgtgaatcgattgaacaatctagtctatgttcaatttaatgcgaaattgatgaacaagcacaaaagggagaaggaaaggaatgttgatgtgctacttgctagtgatgctagtaatgcacaaggatggatcgttgatggagaagatgatgaagaagttgagcctggtacggggctcacttgggaagtggttggtgaagcatcgggagcagacgagatgcttcaagctcgaagaagttctaggatgagagagcttcatgaagatgattttcaatcagaagaagaagatgagcaagaaatcaatgaatttgattttgagtccgatgaagatcgtgtattggaagaatatggagaggaagaagaccaattagatagttag